Proteins from a genomic interval of Colletotrichum higginsianum IMI 349063 chromosome 6, whole genome shotgun sequence:
- a CDS encoding Serine threonine-protein kinase ssn3: MWRGVGYGGLHSHSSYPADRGLGHINYQPKVRVIERYKVVGFISSGTYGRVYKALGRQGQKGEFAIKKFKPDKEGEQISYTGISQSAIREMSLCSELKHANVIKLIEIILEDKCIFMVFEYAEHDLLQIIHHHTQNPRHPIPPQTVKSIMFQLLNGCQYLHANWILHRDLKPANIMVTSAGEVKIGDLGLARRFDKPLHSLFSGDKVVVTIWYRAPELILGSRHYTPAIDMWAVGCIFAELLSLRPIFKGEEAKMDSKKTVPFQRNQMQKIVDIMGLPSKERWPLLTAMPEYPQLSTLQPPMTPHHHGHHGHHRGHGYGHHPPAPSGSNLEKWYYSTISQGASSSATSAPQGNGAPLASLGAEGYKLLASLLEYDPVERLTAAKALQHPFFSTGDRLNAHCFEGLKNEYPHRRVSQDDNDIRTSSLPGTKRSGLPDDSLARPVKKLREV; this comes from the exons ATGTGGAGGGGCGTCGGCTACGGCGGCCTGCATTCTCACAGCTCCT ACCCGGCGGaccgcggcctcggccacatCAATTACCAGCCCAAAGTCCGCGTCATCGAGCGGTACAAGGTCGTCGGCTTCATCAGCTCCGGTACTTATGGCCGTGTCTACAAGGCCCTCGGCCGTCAGGGCCAGAAGGGCGAGTTTGCCATCAAGAAATTCAAGCCTgacaaggagggcgagcAAATCTCGTACACGGGCATCTCGCAATCCGCCATCCGCGAAATGTCCCTGTGCAGTGAGCTGAAGCACGCCAACGTCATCAAGCTCATCGAGATCATCCTCGAGGACAAGTGCATCTTTATGGTCTTTGAGTACGCCGAGCATGACCTGCTACAAATcatccaccaccacaccCAGAACCCGCGCCACCCCATCCCGCCCCAGACCGTCAAAAGCATCATGTTCCAGCTCCTCAACGGCTGCCAGTACCTCCATGCCAACTGGATTCTGCACCGCGATCTCAAGCCAGCCAATATCATGGTCAcctcggccggcgaggtcaagATCGGCGACCTGGGACTGGCCCGCCGCTTCGACAAGCCCCTGCATTCCCTCTTCAGCGGTGATAAGGTTGTCGTGACTATATGGTATCGCGCGCCGGAGCTCATCCTCGGCAGCCGTCACTACACCCCTGCCATCGACATGTGGGCCGTCGGCTGCATCTTTGCGGAGCTACTGTCTCTGCGACCCATCTTcaagggcgaggaggccaagatggACAGCAAGAAGACAGTGCCCTTCCAGCGGAACCAGATGCAAAAGATTGTCGACATCATGGGATTGCCGTCCAAGGAGCGGTGGCCGCTGCTGACGGCCATGCCCGAGTACCCCCAGCTGTCGACTCTGCAGCCGCCCATGACGCCGCACCACCACGGCCATCACGGCCACCACCGCGGGCACGGCTACGGCCACCACCCGCCCGCACCGAGCGGATCGAACCTCGAGAAGTGGTACTACAGCACCATCTCCCAGGGCGCCTCGAGCAgcgcgacgtcggcgccgcagGGCAACGGCGCGCCACTGGCAAGCCTCGGCGCGGAGGGGTACAAGCTGCTGGCGAGCCTGCTGGAGTACGACCCCGTGGAGCGGCTgacggcggccaaggcgctGCAGCATCCGTTCTTCTCGACGGGCGACCGGCTCAACGCGCACTGCTTCGAGGGGCTGAAGAACGAGTACCCGCACCGCAGGGTGAGCCAGGATGACAACGACATTCGGACGAGCAGCCTACCCgggacgaagaggagcgGGCTGCCGGACGACTCGTTGGCCAGGCCCGTGAAGAAGTTGAGGGAGGTGTGA
- a CDS encoding 40S ribosomal protein S24 — MADVDTPVTLRTRKFIRNPLLGRKQMVVDILHPGRANISKDELREKLGSLYKATKDQINVFGLRTQFGGGKTTGFALVYDSPEAMKKFEPHYRLVRVGFANKIEKASRQQRKQRKNRQKTLRGTAKVKGPKKKKE; from the exons ACCCCCGTCACCCTGCGAACTCGCAAGTTCATCCGTAACCCCCTGCTTGGCCGTAAGCAGATGGTCGT TGACATCCTCCACCCCGGCCGCGCCAACATCTCCAAGGATGAGCTCCGTGAGAAGCTTGGCTCCCTGTACAAGGCCACCAAGGACCAGATCAACGTCTTCGGCCTCCGCACCCAGTTCGGTGGTGGCAAGACCACTggcttcgccctcgtctACGACTCCCCCGAGGCCATGAAGAAGTTCGAGCCCCACTACAGACTGGTCCGCGTCGGCTTCGCCAACAAGATCGAGAAGGCCAGCAGACAGCAGC GCAAGCAGCGCAAGAACCGCCAGAAGACTCTGCGCGGAACGGCGAAGGTCAAGGGtcccaagaagaagaaggaatAA